In the genome of Chelmon rostratus isolate fCheRos1 chromosome 24, fCheRos1.pri, whole genome shotgun sequence, one region contains:
- the LOC121627680 gene encoding filamin A-interacting protein 1-like codes for IQRNHKTAKNSTCCAGGSGSSSASGAAKAVRREKARDLSRDDLVFLLSLLEGELQARDEVITVLKAEKLDLALLEAKYGFVTPQKVLQALQRDTIQGKAEVLEEDIYEKPMEELDKLVEKQRETHRRMLEQLLMVEQSHKQALYKLEDEKRNHGEFMKKSDEFTNLLEQERERSVYESTRELREKSR; via the exons ATCCAGAGGAATCACAAGACGGCCAAGAACAGCACCTGCTGTGCTGGTGGGAGTGGCAGTAGCAGCGCCAGCGGGGCTGCAAAGGCGGTTCGGAGGGAGAAGGCCAGGGACCTTTCCAGAGATGACCTGGTCTTTCTACTGAGCTTGCTTGAGGGAGAGCTGCAG GCCAGAGATGAGGTGATCACAGTGCTGAAGGCAGAGAAACTTGACTTGGCCCTGCTGGAGGCCAAATATGGCTTTGTCACACCACAGAAAGTCCTGCAGGCCCTGCAGAGGGACACCATCCAGGGCAAGGCCGAAGTCCTCGAGGAGGACATCTATGAAAAGCCCATGGAAGAG CTGGACAAGCTggtggagaagcagagggagacgCACCGGCGGATGCTGGAGCAGCTGTTGATGGTGGAGCAGTCGCACAAACAGGCCCTGTACAAGCTGGAGGACGAGAAGAGGAACCACGGAGAGTTCATGAAGAAGAGCGATGAGTTCACCAACCTGCTGGAGCAGGAGCGCGAGAGGTCAGTGTATGAGTCAACGCGAGAGCTCAGAGAGAAGAGTCGCTAG